From Rickettsia endosymbiont of Ceutorhynchus obstrictus, a single genomic window includes:
- the fabD gene encoding ACP S-malonyltransferase: MNTAFIFPGQGSQIVGMGKEFYDNFKIARETFDIVDEVLQHKLKDIIFNGPLDKLTLTINAQPALMAVSMAIINVIKEQTKKNIDELCSYVAGHSLGEYTALCAAGSISLEDTAKLLNVRSRSMQEACVEGEGAMAACININLKELEQIVEEVSEFGVCQIANDNIVGQIVVSGKVLAVEKVISIVKDLGYKAIKLKVSAPFHCSLMKPSEEKMQIALNQTVINKPLIPVIQNFTAQPVTDINQIKQNLILQICGRVRWRETLEQLNKLQVTNIVEIGAGNILINMLKKTNYPFKLSNISNLEELQNFLVTSDL, encoded by the coding sequence ATGAACACAGCGTTTATTTTTCCCGGGCAAGGATCGCAAATAGTAGGGATGGGCAAAGAGTTTTACGATAACTTTAAAATAGCTAGAGAAACATTTGATATTGTCGATGAAGTATTACAGCATAAACTTAAAGATATTATTTTTAACGGTCCCTTGGATAAACTTACACTAACTATCAATGCACAACCGGCATTAATGGCTGTATCCATGGCAATAATAAATGTCATTAAAGAGCAAACGAAAAAAAATATTGATGAGCTATGTAGTTACGTTGCCGGTCATTCTTTAGGAGAATACACGGCATTATGTGCAGCAGGTAGCATTAGCCTAGAGGATACGGCGAAATTGCTAAACGTACGAAGCCGATCAATGCAGGAAGCATGCGTTGAAGGGGAGGGGGCTATGGCGGCTTGCATAAATATTAATTTAAAGGAGCTTGAGCAAATAGTCGAAGAGGTAAGTGAATTCGGCGTATGTCAAATAGCTAACGATAATATAGTAGGTCAAATAGTGGTTAGCGGTAAAGTCCTAGCGGTCGAGAAAGTTATCTCTATAGTCAAGGATTTGGGATATAAAGCTATAAAATTAAAAGTTAGCGCACCCTTTCATTGTAGTTTAATGAAGCCTTCCGAGGAGAAAATGCAAATTGCGTTAAATCAAACGGTTATTAATAAACCGCTTATTCCGGTGATACAAAATTTTACCGCTCAGCCGGTAACGGATATTAATCAAATTAAACAAAATCTAATTTTGCAAATATGCGGTCGAGTAAGATGGCGAGAAACTCTCGAACAATTAAATAAATTACAGGTTACGAATATAGTCGAAATAGGTGCCGGAAATATACTAATAAACATGCTTAAAAAAACTAATTACCCATTTAAATTAAGTAATATAAGTAATTTAGAAGAATTACAAAATTTTTTAGTAACTTCTGATTTATAA
- the prfA gene encoding peptide chain release factor 1, with protein MSFSDNLAKILDKYEELSKKLSTGIVGEEFVKASKEYAELENIVEKITQYNKAVSELEQARELKLEEGLDNETYEMVNDEVNRLEDLTPKLERAVKIALLPKDEADSKSAIIEVRAGSGGEEAALFAAVLFNMYQRYAELKKWRFEILSISDTGIGGYKEATASIKGKDVFSKLKFESGVHRVQRVPETESNGRIHTSAATVAVLPEVEEVDIKIEEKDLRIDTYRASGAGGQHVNTTDSAVRITHLPTGIVVALQDEKSQHKNKAKALKILRARIYEEERRKKDRSRADTRKGQIGSGDRSERIRTYNFPQGRVSDHRINLTLYKIEEIVKNGQLDEFIEALVADDEAKKLSEV; from the coding sequence ATGAGTTTTTCTGATAATTTAGCAAAGATTTTGGATAAATACGAAGAATTATCCAAAAAATTATCTACCGGTATAGTCGGGGAAGAGTTTGTTAAAGCCTCTAAAGAATATGCGGAACTTGAAAATATAGTTGAGAAAATTACACAATATAATAAAGCCGTATCGGAGTTAGAGCAAGCGCGGGAACTTAAGTTAGAAGAAGGCTTAGATAACGAAACTTATGAAATGGTGAATGATGAAGTTAATCGTTTGGAGGATTTGACTCCTAAATTAGAACGAGCGGTAAAAATAGCCCTTTTGCCGAAAGATGAAGCCGATAGTAAAAGTGCTATTATCGAAGTGAGAGCCGGAAGCGGCGGCGAGGAAGCCGCGCTTTTTGCGGCAGTGTTATTTAATATGTATCAAAGATATGCCGAGTTAAAAAAATGGCGTTTTGAAATATTGTCAATTTCCGATACCGGCATCGGCGGTTATAAAGAAGCCACTGCTTCAATAAAGGGCAAAGACGTATTTTCTAAATTAAAATTTGAGTCCGGCGTTCATAGAGTTCAAAGAGTACCGGAAACCGAATCAAACGGTCGGATTCACACCTCCGCTGCAACGGTTGCAGTGCTTCCCGAAGTAGAAGAAGTTGACATTAAAATTGAAGAGAAAGATTTAAGGATTGACACTTATCGTGCTTCCGGTGCCGGAGGGCAGCATGTTAATACGACAGATTCGGCAGTCAGAATTACCCATCTCCCTACCGGTATCGTCGTTGCATTGCAAGATGAGAAATCCCAGCATAAAAATAAAGCTAAAGCGTTAAAAATCTTAAGAGCCAGAATTTACGAAGAAGAGCGTCGTAAAAAAGACCGGTCACGAGCAGATACCCGCAAAGGTCAAATCGGTTCAGGTGATAGGTCGGAGCGTATCCGTACTTATAACTTTCCGCAAGGGAGGGTATCGGATCATAGAATAAATTTAACCCTTTATAAAATAGAAGAAATAGTAAAAAACGGTCAATTAGATGAATTCATCGAAGCTTTAGTAGCGGATGATGAAGCAAAAAAACTTTCAGAAGTGTGA
- a CDS encoding pyruvate dehydrogenase complex dihydrolipoamide acetyltransferase, with the protein MPIKILMPALSPTMLEGNIARWLKKEGDNVNPGDVIAEIETDKATMEVEAVDEGILAKIVIAQGVENVPVNSLIAVLIEEGEELSVVADFVKNNSTVKLVEKSPPPLSNNVEEKNYSEEKHIQVAENSNDNRIFASPLAKRLAAIDNISLKNIKGTGPHGRIVKKDVLASNVSVTANNKVFRRSEEEYYLVPNNNIRKIIAKRLLDSKQTIPHFYLSIECNVDKLLIVREDINKSFGAENHSKISVNDFIILAVGKALKEVPAANASWQDEAIKYYNNIDISVAVAIEGGLITPVIRNADQKNIIDLSREMKELIKKARENKLTPAEFQGGGFSISNLGMYGIKNFSAIINPPQSCILGVGASSKRPIIVNDQVTIATIMDVTLSSDHRVVDGAVGAQFLSSFKKFIESPALMLI; encoded by the coding sequence ATGCCAATCAAAATTTTAATGCCGGCCTTATCCCCTACTATGCTTGAGGGCAATATCGCCAGGTGGTTAAAAAAAGAAGGGGACAACGTTAACCCCGGTGATGTAATCGCCGAAATCGAAACCGATAAAGCAACTATGGAAGTAGAAGCGGTTGACGAAGGTATTCTTGCTAAAATAGTTATAGCGCAAGGCGTGGAAAACGTACCGGTAAATTCCCTTATTGCTGTTTTGATTGAAGAAGGTGAAGAGCTTTCCGTAGTTGCCGACTTTGTTAAAAATAACTCTACTGTGAAATTAGTAGAGAAATCACCGCCGCCGTTATCTAATAACGTAGAAGAAAAAAATTATTCGGAAGAAAAGCACATACAGGTTGCAGAAAACAGCAATGATAACAGGATATTTGCTTCACCGCTTGCGAAAAGGCTGGCTGCTATCGATAATATTAGTCTTAAAAACATTAAAGGTACCGGTCCCCACGGCAGGATTGTCAAGAAAGACGTATTAGCTTCTAATGTTTCTGTTACAGCTAATAATAAGGTTTTCAGAAGAAGTGAAGAAGAATATTATCTAGTCCCGAATAATAATATCCGTAAAATTATAGCCAAACGTTTGCTTGACTCAAAGCAGACAATACCGCATTTTTATTTATCTATTGAGTGTAATGTCGATAAGTTACTTATCGTACGAGAGGATATTAATAAGTCGTTCGGGGCTGAAAACCATAGTAAAATTTCCGTAAATGATTTTATTATTTTAGCGGTAGGGAAAGCTTTAAAAGAAGTCCCGGCTGCAAATGCCAGCTGGCAAGACGAGGCAATTAAATATTATAACAATATCGATATTTCAGTGGCGGTAGCAATTGAGGGTGGTTTAATTACGCCGGTAATTAGAAATGCCGATCAAAAAAATATTATTGATTTATCTCGTGAAATGAAAGAGTTAATAAAAAAAGCTAGAGAAAATAAACTTACTCCTGCCGAATTTCAGGGGGGAGGGTTTAGTATTTCAAATCTCGGTATGTACGGTATCAAAAATTTTAGTGCTATTATTAATCCGCCGCAAAGTTGTATCCTAGGAGTAGGAGCTAGCTCAAAACGTCCTATAATAGTAAATGATCAAGTGACAATAGCAACTATTATGGATGTTACTCTCTCTTCCGATCATCGAGTCGTTGACGGAGCTGTCGGCGCTCAATTTTTATCCTCATTCAAGAAATTTATAGAGAGTCCTGCGTTGATGCTGATATAA